A part of Hippopotamus amphibius kiboko isolate mHipAmp2 chromosome 16, mHipAmp2.hap2, whole genome shotgun sequence genomic DNA contains:
- the CHST8 gene encoding carbohydrate sulfotransferase 8 encodes MTPRAGTMRLACMFSSILLFGAAGLLLFISLQDPTELAPQQVPGIKFNIRPQQPHNDVPPGSSQDDNFKAPTERVTRDLSSRAPRALNLQVPQQPQAHLNVAARLRSRQRRRRLLIKKMPAAPAIPANSSAGTFVRPAPRALDGRWVSLHRSQQERKRVMQEACAKYRASSSRRAVTPRHVSRIFVEDRHRVLYCEVPKAGCSNWKRVLMVLAGLASSTTDIQHDTVHYGSALKRLDTFDRQGILHRLSTYTKMLFVREPFERLVSAFRDKFEHPNSYYHPVFGKAILARYRANASREALRTGSGVRFPEFIQYLLDVHRPVGMDIHWDHVSRLCSPCLIDYDFVGKFESMEDDANFFLSLIRAPRNLTFPRFKDRHSQEARTTSRITHQYFAQLSTLQRQRTYDFYYMDYLMFNYSKPFADLY; translated from the exons GAATAAAGTTCAACATCAGGCCACAGCAGCCCCACAAC GATGTCCCACCAGGCAGTTCCCAGGATGATAACTTTAAGGCACCCACAGAGAGGGTCACCCGAGACTTGTCCAGCCGGGCCCCGAGGGCCCTGAACCTACAGGTGCCCCAACAGCCTCAAGCCCACCTAAACGTGGCAGCCCGTCTGCGATCCCGGCAGCGCCGGCGGCGGCTACTTATCAAAAAAATGCCAGCTGCGCCGGCCATCCCGGCCAACAGCTCGGCTGGTACCTTCGTCCGGCCGGCTCCCCGGGCCCTGGACGGCCGTTGGGTCAGCCTGCACCGGAGCCAGCAGGAGCGCAAGCGGGTGATGCAGGAGGCGTGCGCCAAGTACAGGGCGAGCAGCAGCCGCAGGGCGGTCACGCCTCGCCACGTGTCCCGCATCTTCGTGGAGGACCGCCACCGCGTGCTGTACTGCGAGGTGCCCAAGGCAGGCTGCTCCAACTGGAAGCGAGTGCTCATGGTGCTGGCCGGGCTGGCCTCGTCCACCACCGACATCCAGCACGACACAGTCCACTACGGCAGCGCCCTCAAGCGGCTGGACACCTTCGACCGCCAGGGCATCCTTCACCGCCTCAGCACCTACACCAAGATGCTCTTCGTCCGCGAGCCCTTTGAGAGGCTGGTCTCCGCCTTCCGCGACAAGTTCGAGCATCCCAATAGCTACTATCACCCAGTCTTCGGCAAGGCCATCCTGGCCCGGTACCGGGCCAATGCCTCTCGGGAAGCCCTGCGGACGGGCTCCGGCGTGCGGTTCCCCGAGTTCATCCAGTACCTGCTGGACGTGCACCGGCCCGTGGGCATGGACATCCACTGGGACCACGTCAGCCGGCTCTGCAGCCCCTGCCTCATCGACTATGACTTTGTGGGCAAGTTTGAGAGCATGGAGGACGATGCCAACTTCTTCCTGAGCCTCATCCGCGCGCCGCGGAACCTGACCTTCCCGCGGTTCAAGGACCGGCACTCGCAGGAGGCGCGGACCACCTCCCGGATCACCCACCAGTACTTCGCCCAGCTTTCGACCCTGCAGCGGCAGCGCACCTACGACTTCTACTACATGGATTACCTGATGTTCAACTACTCCAAGCCCTTCGCAGACCTGTACTGA